A DNA window from Pseudomonas sp. B21-056 contains the following coding sequences:
- the pdxY gene encoding pyridoxal kinase PdxY, translating into MKRTPHLLAIQSHVVFGHAGNSAAVFPMQRVGVNVWPLNTVQFSNHTQYGQWAGEVLAPQQIPALVEGIAAIGELGNCDGVLSGYLGSAAQGRAILTGVARIKASNPKALYLCDPVMGHPEKGCIVAPEVSEFLLDEAAAVADLMCPNQLELDSFSGRKAQSLFDCLAMARALMARGPKAVLVKHLAYPGKPEDRFEMLLVTADGSWHLSRPLLAFPRQPVGVGDLTSGLFLARVLLGDNLVAAFEFTAAAVHEVLLETQACASYELELVRAQDRIAHPRVRFEAVPISL; encoded by the coding sequence ATGAAACGGACGCCTCATCTGCTTGCTATCCAGTCCCACGTGGTATTCGGCCATGCAGGCAACAGCGCTGCGGTATTTCCCATGCAGCGTGTCGGCGTGAATGTCTGGCCGCTCAATACCGTGCAATTCTCCAATCACACCCAGTACGGTCAGTGGGCTGGCGAAGTGCTTGCGCCGCAGCAGATACCGGCATTGGTCGAGGGCATCGCCGCGATTGGTGAGCTGGGCAATTGCGACGGGGTGCTGTCCGGTTATCTGGGCAGTGCCGCTCAGGGGCGGGCGATTCTGACGGGCGTGGCTCGGATCAAGGCCTCTAATCCCAAGGCGTTGTATCTGTGCGATCCGGTCATGGGGCACCCGGAGAAGGGCTGTATCGTGGCGCCCGAGGTCAGTGAGTTCCTGTTGGATGAAGCGGCGGCCGTGGCTGACCTCATGTGCCCGAATCAACTGGAGCTGGACAGTTTCTCGGGGCGCAAGGCGCAGTCGCTGTTCGACTGCCTCGCCATGGCTCGCGCGCTTATGGCGCGCGGACCGAAGGCTGTCCTGGTCAAGCACCTGGCCTACCCCGGCAAGCCCGAAGACCGCTTCGAAATGCTGCTGGTGACCGCCGATGGCAGTTGGCACCTGAGCCGTCCTCTACTGGCTTTCCCTCGCCAGCCCGTGGGCGTGGGTGACCTGACGTCGGGGCTGTTCCTGGCGCGGGTCCTGTTGGGAGACAATCTGGTGGCGGCCTTCGAATTCACCGCGGCTGCGGTGCATGAGGTGCTATTGGAAACCCAGGCGTGCGCCAGCTATGAGTTGGAGCTGGTCCGGGCCCAGGACCGGATCGCTCATCCACGGGTACGGTTCGAGGCGGTGCCGATCAGTCTTTGA
- a CDS encoding Tim44 domain-containing protein, with product MKRFLSIAMALCIGLTMAIDANAAKRFGGGKSAGAAPTHQTSQMAPSSAAGPTAATAGAAGAAGAATKAGGASRWLGPLAGIAAGGLLASMFMGDGFQGMQIFDILILGVIAFLVFRFIAARRRKQQEQYAPAGHAPMQRETFNQQPAGGSIFGGSAAPVAARPVINAPAWFNEKNFVEAARTHFNSLQQHWDANEMDKIAEFVTPQLLEFLKRERADLGDGYQSTYIDNLQVQLDGVDDRADKTIATLTFSGVSKDSRFDQGEAFSESWNMERAQGENQPWLVAGIRQNG from the coding sequence ATGAAACGTTTTCTGAGCATCGCCATGGCGTTGTGCATCGGCCTGACGATGGCCATCGACGCCAATGCCGCCAAGCGCTTTGGCGGTGGTAAAAGTGCCGGCGCGGCCCCGACTCACCAGACCAGCCAGATGGCGCCGTCCTCTGCCGCCGGCCCGACCGCCGCCACCGCAGGCGCAGCCGGTGCCGCTGGTGCAGCCACCAAGGCCGGCGGTGCTTCGCGCTGGCTCGGCCCCCTGGCCGGCATCGCCGCCGGTGGCCTGCTGGCCTCCATGTTCATGGGCGACGGCTTCCAGGGCATGCAGATCTTCGACATCCTGATCCTGGGGGTCATTGCCTTCCTGGTTTTCCGCTTCATTGCCGCCCGTCGTCGCAAGCAGCAGGAGCAGTACGCTCCGGCCGGTCATGCGCCGATGCAGCGTGAAACCTTCAACCAGCAACCTGCCGGCGGCTCGATTTTCGGCGGTTCGGCAGCTCCGGTGGCCGCCCGTCCGGTGATCAATGCGCCTGCCTGGTTCAACGAAAAGAACTTCGTCGAGGCCGCGCGCACCCACTTCAACTCCCTGCAGCAACATTGGGACGCGAACGAGATGGACAAGATCGCCGAGTTCGTGACCCCGCAACTGCTGGAGTTCCTCAAGCGCGAACGTGCCGACCTGGGTGATGGCTACCAGTCCACCTACATCGACAACCTTCAGGTGCAGTTGGACGGTGTCGATGACCGTGCCGACAAGACCATCGCCACCCTGACGTTCAGCGGTGTCTCGAAGGACTCTCGCTTCGACCAGGGCGAAGCGTTCAGCGAAAGCTGGAACATGGAGCGCGCCCAAGGCGAAAACCAGCCTTGGCTGGTGGCAGGTATTCGCCAGAACGGTTGA
- a CDS encoding cation:proton antiporter yields MHAINFIQDLAIIMMAAGLVTVLFHRFKQPVVLGYIVAGFLIGPHTPPFGFIHDEDTIKTLAELGVIFLMFCLGLEFSLRKLFKVGATAFIAAFLEIVLMIWIGYEIGRWFDWNTMDSLFLGAILAISSTTIIVKALNDLKMKNERFAQLIFGVLIVEDILGIGIIALLSSIAVSGTVSSGEVFSTVGKLSLFMIVALVVGILLVPRLLAYVAKFDSNEMLLITVLGLCFGFCLLVVKLEYSMVLGAFLIGAIMAESRQLLKIERLVEPVRDLFSAIFFVAIGLMLDPVILLQYAWPIAVITAAVVLGKMLSCGLGAFIAGNDGRTSLRVGMGLSQIGEFSFIIASLGMTLQVTSDFLYPVAVAVSVLTTLLTPYLIRAADPLSLKLATVMPQRLTRVLGMYGEWLRSIQPQGEGAMVASMIRRILLQVGINLALVIAIFVSGGYFAERMSAYMQDWISDPSWQKALIWGGALLLSLPFLIAAYRKLKALSMLLAEMGVKAEMAGRHTQRVRRVIAEVIPILSLLVIFLLLAALSASILPTNKLLVLIAVVATAVAALLWRWFVRLHTRMQVALMETLDNHKESSGH; encoded by the coding sequence ATGCATGCCATCAATTTCATCCAGGACCTGGCAATCATCATGATGGCGGCGGGGTTGGTGACCGTGCTCTTCCATCGTTTCAAGCAACCGGTGGTGCTGGGCTACATCGTTGCCGGCTTCCTCATCGGCCCGCATACACCGCCGTTCGGCTTCATCCATGACGAAGACACCATCAAGACCCTGGCCGAGCTTGGGGTGATCTTCCTCATGTTCTGCCTGGGCCTGGAGTTCAGCCTGCGCAAGTTGTTCAAGGTCGGCGCCACGGCGTTTATCGCGGCGTTCCTCGAAATTGTGCTGATGATCTGGATCGGCTACGAGATCGGTCGCTGGTTCGACTGGAACACCATGGACTCGCTGTTCCTGGGCGCCATCCTGGCGATTTCCTCGACCACCATCATCGTCAAGGCGCTCAACGACCTGAAGATGAAGAACGAGCGCTTCGCGCAACTGATTTTCGGCGTGCTGATCGTCGAAGACATCCTGGGCATCGGTATCATCGCTTTGCTATCGAGCATCGCCGTCAGCGGAACGGTGAGCTCCGGCGAGGTATTCTCCACAGTCGGCAAGCTGTCCTTGTTCATGATCGTCGCGCTGGTCGTCGGCATCCTGCTGGTGCCGCGGCTGCTGGCCTACGTGGCGAAGTTCGACAGCAACGAGATGTTGCTGATCACCGTGCTGGGCCTGTGTTTCGGCTTCTGCCTGCTGGTGGTGAAGCTGGAATACAGTATGGTGCTCGGGGCGTTCCTGATCGGGGCGATCATGGCCGAGTCCCGGCAGTTGCTGAAGATCGAGCGACTGGTAGAGCCGGTACGTGACTTGTTCAGTGCGATTTTTTTCGTGGCCATAGGCCTGATGCTCGACCCGGTCATATTGCTGCAATACGCCTGGCCGATAGCGGTGATCACGGCGGCCGTGGTGCTGGGCAAGATGTTGTCCTGCGGTCTCGGCGCCTTTATCGCCGGCAATGATGGACGCACCTCACTGCGGGTAGGGATGGGTCTTTCGCAGATTGGCGAGTTCTCCTTCATCATCGCTTCATTGGGAATGACCCTGCAGGTCACCAGCGACTTCCTCTACCCGGTAGCGGTTGCCGTCTCGGTATTGACCACACTGCTGACGCCGTATCTGATCCGCGCCGCCGACCCGCTGTCCCTCAAGTTGGCGACGGTGATGCCGCAACGGCTGACGCGGGTGTTGGGCATGTACGGTGAGTGGTTGCGCAGCATCCAGCCTCAGGGCGAAGGGGCAATGGTTGCATCGATGATCAGGCGAATCTTGCTGCAGGTGGGCATCAACCTGGCGCTGGTGATCGCGATTTTTGTCTCGGGCGGGTATTTCGCCGAGCGGATGTCGGCCTACATGCAAGACTGGATCAGCGACCCGAGCTGGCAGAAAGCGTTGATCTGGGGCGGGGCGCTGCTGTTGTCGCTGCCCTTCCTGATCGCTGCCTATCGCAAGCTCAAGGCGTTGTCGATGCTGCTGGCGGAGATGGGCGTGAAGGCCGAGATGGCCGGCCGTCACACCCAGCGGGTGCGTCGGGTAATCGCAGAAGTGATCCCCATCCTCTCGCTGCTGGTGATTTTCCTGCTATTGGCAGCCTTGTCGGCCAGCATCTTGCCGACCAACAAGTTGCTGGTGTTGATTGCCGTGGTGGCGACTGCCGTGGCGGCATTGCTCTGGCGCTGGTTTGTCCGCCTGCACACAAGGATGCAGGTGGCCTTGATGGAAACCCTGGACAACCACAAGGAGTCGTCCGGGCATTGA
- a CDS encoding SMI1/KNR4 family protein translates to MEEIIEQLREANEPVPVPLELPDEDLLVEIEEQLFIDIPFVFREFLLTVSDVIYGSLEPVTVTDPNSHTYLPEVAATAWDAGVDRSLIPICQDGDDYYCVEEDGTVVLWQAEEELVAEETWESVWHWARDVWLES, encoded by the coding sequence GTGGAAGAAATCATCGAACAATTGCGTGAAGCCAACGAACCGGTACCGGTTCCACTGGAGTTGCCCGACGAAGACCTGCTGGTAGAGATCGAAGAGCAGTTGTTCATCGACATCCCGTTCGTCTTCAGGGAGTTTTTGCTGACCGTCAGCGATGTCATCTATGGCAGCCTGGAACCGGTCACCGTGACAGACCCCAATTCCCATACCTACCTGCCGGAAGTGGCCGCCACTGCCTGGGATGCCGGTGTCGACCGCAGCCTGATCCCGATCTGCCAGGACGGCGACGATTACTACTGCGTCGAAGAAGACGGCACCGTGGTGCTCTGGCAAGCCGAAGAAGAACTGGTTGCCGAAGAAACCTGGGAGTCCGTCTGGCACTGGGCGCGGGACGTCTGGCTGGAAAGCTGA
- the zigA gene encoding zinc metallochaperone GTPase ZigA, with product MPNRLPVTVLSGFLGAGKSTLLNHVLRNRDNLRVAVIVNDMSEINIDGSEVQRDVSLNRAEEKLVEMSNGCICCTLREDLLEEVGQLAREGRFDYLLIESTGISEPLPVAETFTFRDEEGRSLADVARLDTMVTVVDGVNFLPDYQAAENLASRGETLGEEDERSITDLLIEQIEFADVILISKIDLISRHEREELVAILKRLNAHAKIMPMVMGQVPLGEILDTGRFDFERAAQAPGWLQELRGEHSPETEEYGIASTVYRARGPFHPQRFFDLIERPWINGKLLRSKGFFWLASKPEEAGSWSQAGGLMRHGFAGRWWRFVPKDQWPQDAESTAAIMKNWLPGTGDCRQELVFIGQNIDFEQLTEELDGCLLTDTEMALGIEGWRLLPDPFGSWHDEVAA from the coding sequence ATGCCCAATCGTCTCCCCGTAACTGTGCTCTCCGGGTTCCTCGGTGCCGGTAAGAGCACGCTGCTCAACCACGTCCTGCGCAATCGGGACAATCTACGTGTCGCAGTCATCGTCAACGATATGAGCGAAATCAACATCGATGGCAGCGAAGTCCAGCGCGATGTCAGCCTGAACCGCGCCGAAGAAAAGCTGGTGGAGATGAGCAACGGTTGCATCTGCTGCACGCTGCGTGAGGATCTGCTCGAAGAAGTCGGGCAACTCGCCAGGGAAGGGCGCTTCGATTACCTGTTGATCGAGTCCACCGGTATTTCCGAACCTTTGCCGGTGGCTGAGACCTTCACGTTCCGCGATGAAGAGGGCCGAAGCCTGGCCGATGTCGCACGGCTCGACACCATGGTCACCGTGGTCGACGGCGTGAACTTCCTGCCGGATTACCAAGCCGCCGAGAACCTGGCATCGCGGGGCGAAACCCTGGGAGAGGAGGATGAACGTTCGATCACGGATCTGCTGATCGAGCAGATCGAGTTCGCCGACGTGATTCTGATCAGCAAGATCGATCTGATCAGCCGTCACGAACGGGAAGAACTGGTGGCTATCCTCAAGCGTCTCAATGCTCACGCTAAGATTATGCCCATGGTCATGGGGCAGGTGCCGCTGGGAGAAATCCTCGACACCGGTCGTTTTGATTTCGAACGTGCGGCTCAAGCGCCCGGCTGGCTGCAGGAATTACGTGGCGAACACTCGCCTGAAACCGAGGAATACGGCATCGCTTCGACAGTCTACCGGGCGCGCGGGCCTTTCCATCCCCAGCGCTTCTTCGACCTGATCGAACGACCCTGGATCAACGGCAAGCTGCTGCGCTCCAAAGGCTTCTTCTGGCTGGCGAGCAAACCCGAGGAGGCGGGCAGTTGGTCCCAGGCAGGTGGGTTGATGCGACATGGTTTTGCCGGGCGTTGGTGGCGGTTCGTGCCCAAGGATCAATGGCCCCAGGATGCGGAAAGCACCGCCGCCATCATGAAAAACTGGCTGCCCGGTACGGGGGATTGCCGCCAGGAGTTGGTATTCATCGGCCAGAACATCGACTTCGAGCAGCTCACCGAGGAACTGGACGGGTGCTTGCTTACGGATACGGAAATGGCCCTGGGTATCGAGGGGTGGCGTTTGTTGCCGGATCCGTTTGGCTCCTGGCATGACGAGGTCGCGGCGTGA
- a CDS encoding CobW family GTP-binding protein codes for MLQNIPTHVIAGSLGAGKTSLIRQLLAQRPADEHWAVLINEFGQIGLDAALLTQAADGIALGEVAGGCLCCVNGAPFQIGLGRLLRKARPDRLFIEPSGLGHPAQLLRQLGQAPWLGVLAVQPCVMVLDAGALARGRPLPEAQQQALVDAGLLVLNKSEGLSETDRARISAQLPPLAQHWTQQAALPLDRLPGFGTEGSGVVDNLNLPRDVGQMPALWTDPTLPICLYQQQEDGWSIGWRWHPSQRFEAEALKRWLQGGNWRRAKLVIHSVDGWVSANALDGTPLSWQASEWRQDSRLELIFGEPQDVEALQAGLANCRRP; via the coding sequence ATGTTGCAGAACATCCCCACCCATGTCATCGCCGGCTCCCTGGGTGCCGGCAAGACCAGCCTGATCAGGCAACTGCTGGCCCAGCGGCCGGCTGACGAGCACTGGGCGGTGCTGATCAACGAGTTCGGCCAGATCGGCCTGGATGCCGCCTTGCTGACCCAGGCGGCCGATGGTATCGCACTGGGGGAGGTGGCTGGGGGCTGTTTGTGTTGCGTCAACGGTGCGCCGTTTCAGATTGGTCTCGGTCGGTTGCTGCGCAAGGCGCGCCCGGACCGTCTGTTTATCGAGCCCTCCGGCCTGGGCCATCCCGCGCAACTGCTGCGGCAGCTAGGACAGGCTCCATGGCTCGGCGTGCTGGCGGTCCAGCCCTGCGTGATGGTCCTGGACGCCGGGGCGCTGGCCCGGGGCAGGCCTTTGCCCGAGGCACAGCAGCAGGCGCTGGTCGATGCCGGGCTGTTGGTGCTGAACAAATCCGAAGGCCTCAGCGAAACCGACCGTGCCCGCATCAGTGCCCAACTACCGCCTCTTGCACAGCACTGGACACAACAGGCGGCATTGCCCCTCGACAGGCTGCCGGGCTTCGGTACGGAGGGGAGTGGGGTTGTGGATAACTTGAACCTGCCCAGGGATGTGGGACAGATGCCGGCGCTCTGGACCGATCCGACGTTGCCGATTTGCCTGTATCAACAGCAGGAAGACGGTTGGAGCATCGGCTGGCGTTGGCATCCGAGCCAGCGTTTCGAGGCGGAGGCCCTGAAGCGATGGCTGCAAGGCGGCAACTGGAGACGGGCGAAACTGGTTATCCATAGCGTCGACGGCTGGGTTTCAGCCAATGCATTGGACGGTACGCCGTTGTCCTGGCAGGCCAGCGAGTGGCGCCAGGATTCGCGGCTCGAACTGATTTTTGGCGAGCCGCAAGACGTTGAAGCGTTGCAAGCCGGCCTGGCGAACTGCCGGCGTCCCTGA
- the uvrD gene encoding DNA helicase II, translated as MRDDLSLLLNSLNDAQRQAVAASVGRQLVLAGAGSGKTRVLVHRIAWLIQVENASPHSILSVTFTNKAAAEMRHRIEQLMGINPAGMWVGTFHGLAHRLLRAHWQEAGLSQTFQILDSDDQQRLVKRVIRELGLDEQRWPARQAQWFINGQKDEGLRPQHIQASGDLFLATMRGIYEAYEAACQRAGVIDFSELLLRALDLWRDHPGLLEHYQKRFRHVLVDEFQDTNAVQYAWLRLLAKGGDSLMVVGDDDQSIYGWRGAKIENIHQYSADFPDAEVIRLEQNYRSTAGILKAANALIANNTGRLGKELWTDGGEGEAINLYAAFNEHDEARYVVETIESALKTGLARSDIAILYRSNAQSRVLEEALLRERIPYRIYGGQRFFERAEIKNAMAYLRLLEGRGNDAALERVINVPTRGIGEKTVEAIRDHARHSHVSMWEAMRLLVTNKGVTGRAAGALKAFMDLIEDLAAKCAEMPLHLMTQTVIEQSGLIAYHEAEKGEKGQARVENLEELVSAARNFENTEEDADLSPLAAFLGHASLEAGDTQAEEHEDSIQLMTLHSAKGLEFPYVFLVGMEEGLFPHKMSLEEPGRLEEERRLAYVGITRAMQNLVLTYAETRRLYGSETYNKVSRFVREVPKGLIQEVRLSNSVSRPFGGSQPLGTSSLFGGSDIPDTGFSLGQTVRHSVFGDGVILNFEGAGAQARVQVNFSEGSKWLMLGYAKLEAI; from the coding sequence ATGCGCGATGATCTCTCTCTTCTGCTGAACTCCCTCAACGATGCCCAACGCCAGGCCGTAGCCGCCTCCGTGGGTCGTCAGTTGGTCCTGGCCGGCGCCGGTTCCGGTAAAACCCGGGTGCTGGTGCACCGTATCGCCTGGTTGATCCAGGTCGAGAACGCCTCGCCCCATTCGATCCTGTCAGTGACCTTCACCAACAAGGCCGCTGCCGAGATGCGCCATCGCATCGAACAGTTGATGGGCATCAACCCGGCCGGCATGTGGGTCGGTACGTTCCACGGCCTGGCGCACCGCCTGTTGCGGGCGCATTGGCAGGAGGCCGGCCTGAGCCAGACCTTCCAGATCCTGGACAGCGACGACCAGCAGCGGCTGGTCAAGCGGGTGATCCGCGAGCTGGGGCTGGACGAGCAGCGCTGGCCGGCCCGCCAGGCCCAATGGTTCATCAACGGTCAGAAGGACGAAGGCCTGCGTCCGCAGCACATCCAGGCCAGCGGCGACCTGTTCCTGGCGACCATGCGCGGCATCTACGAAGCCTACGAGGCCGCGTGCCAGCGTGCCGGGGTCATCGACTTCTCCGAATTGCTGTTGCGGGCCCTGGACCTCTGGCGTGATCATCCGGGCCTGCTGGAGCACTATCAGAAGCGCTTCCGGCATGTGCTGGTGGACGAGTTCCAGGACACCAACGCCGTGCAATACGCCTGGCTGCGCCTGCTGGCCAAAGGCGGCGACAGCCTGATGGTGGTGGGTGACGACGATCAGTCGATCTATGGCTGGCGCGGCGCCAAAATCGAGAACATCCACCAGTACTCGGCGGATTTTCCTGACGCTGAAGTGATCCGCCTGGAGCAGAACTACCGCTCCACCGCCGGCATCCTCAAGGCCGCCAACGCCTTGATCGCCAACAACACCGGGCGCCTGGGCAAGGAGTTGTGGACCGACGGCGGCGAAGGCGAAGCCATCAACCTCTATGCCGCTTTCAACGAACACGATGAGGCCCGCTATGTGGTGGAAACCATCGAGAGCGCGCTGAAAACCGGCCTGGCCCGCAGCGACATTGCCATCCTGTATCGCTCCAACGCCCAGTCGCGGGTATTGGAAGAAGCGTTGTTGCGCGAGCGGATCCCTTACCGCATCTACGGCGGCCAGCGCTTCTTCGAGCGCGCCGAAATCAAGAACGCCATGGCCTACCTGCGCCTGCTCGAAGGTCGCGGCAACGACGCCGCCCTGGAGCGGGTGATCAACGTACCGACCCGGGGTATCGGCGAGAAAACCGTCGAAGCGATCCGCGATCATGCCCGTCACAGCCATGTGTCCATGTGGGAAGCCATGCGCCTGCTGGTAACCAACAAGGGTGTGACCGGGCGTGCCGCCGGCGCGCTGAAGGCCTTTATGGACCTCATCGAAGACCTGGCCGCCAAGTGCGCGGAGATGCCGCTGCACTTGATGACCCAGACCGTCATCGAACAGTCCGGGCTGATTGCCTATCACGAAGCGGAAAAAGGCGAGAAAGGCCAGGCCCGGGTAGAAAACCTCGAGGAACTGGTCAGCGCCGCCCGCAACTTCGAGAACACCGAAGAAGACGCCGACCTGTCGCCCCTGGCGGCCTTCCTCGGCCATGCCTCCCTGGAGGCCGGCGACACCCAGGCCGAGGAACATGAAGACAGCATCCAGTTGATGACCTTGCACAGCGCCAAGGGACTGGAATTCCCTTACGTGTTCCTGGTGGGCATGGAAGAAGGTCTGTTCCCCCACAAGATGAGCCTGGAAGAGCCGGGACGCCTGGAGGAGGAGCGCCGCCTGGCCTATGTCGGCATTACCCGCGCGATGCAGAACCTGGTGCTGACCTACGCCGAGACCCGACGCCTGTATGGCAGCGAGACCTACAACAAGGTGTCACGTTTCGTACGTGAAGTGCCGAAGGGTCTGATTCAGGAAGTGCGCCTGTCCAACAGTGTCAGCCGTCCGTTCGGAGGCAGCCAACCGCTCGGCACCAGCAGCCTGTTCGGTGGCAGCGACATCCCGGACACCGGCTTCAGCCTCGGCCAGACCGTGCGCCACTCGGTGTTCGGCGATGGCGTGATCCTCAATTTCGAAGGCGCCGGCGCCCAGGCCCGGGTGCAGGTGAATTTCAGCGAAGGCAGCAAATGGCTGATGCTGGGGTATGCCAAGCTCGAGGCGATCTAG
- a CDS encoding glutamine synthetase, translating to MRKVLGFVFACLLPLCATMASAQTPLLANCTRSANLLACTDEQGNAYSVMTAGSTVYLRGFEVMGNRHWAQTNSRYGQLTFFTGLASDGEAWVGYSRRVGWTTLNRFSSSGGSAGKFICGRVNGCQDSR from the coding sequence ATGCGAAAAGTCCTGGGATTCGTCTTCGCCTGCCTGCTGCCGTTGTGCGCCACGATGGCGTCGGCCCAGACGCCGTTACTGGCAAATTGCACGCGCAGCGCGAATTTATTGGCATGTACTGATGAACAAGGGAATGCCTATAGCGTTATGACGGCCGGTAGCACGGTGTATTTGCGCGGTTTTGAAGTGATGGGCAATCGCCACTGGGCCCAGACCAATAGCCGCTACGGCCAATTGACGTTCTTCACCGGCTTGGCTTCCGATGGCGAGGCCTGGGTCGGCTATAGCCGGCGTGTCGGTTGGACGACGCTGAATCGCTTTTCAAGTTCGGGCGGTAGCGCCGGTAAATTTATCTGCGGGCGCGTGAACGGCTGCCAGGATTCACGCTGA
- a CDS encoding DUF3301 domain-containing protein, whose product MLTLGNIFVLMLLATGGAWLWHNHGLRERALARVVQHCANLKIELLDGNVALKKIGFVKDGSGRRRLARVYNFEFTVTGESRHAGTITQFGAHSAQIELAPYPMPFEETPEAPIEPIQTRPRAEVIELSQWRQEHNKWKP is encoded by the coding sequence ATGCTGACTCTTGGAAACATCTTCGTGCTGATGCTGCTGGCCACCGGCGGCGCCTGGTTGTGGCACAACCATGGCTTGCGCGAACGGGCCTTGGCGAGGGTCGTGCAGCATTGCGCCAACCTCAAGATCGAGCTGCTGGACGGCAACGTAGCGCTGAAGAAGATCGGGTTCGTGAAGGATGGCAGTGGGCGGCGACGGCTGGCCCGTGTCTACAATTTCGAGTTCACCGTCACTGGTGAATCCCGTCATGCGGGCACCATTACCCAGTTCGGCGCCCATAGCGCGCAGATCGAGCTTGCGCCGTATCCGATGCCTTTCGAAGAGACACCCGAAGCGCCGATTGAACCGATCCAGACCCGGCCTCGGGCCGAGGTCATCGAGTTGAGCCAGTGGCGCCAGGAACACAACAAGTGGAAGCCTTGA
- a CDS encoding acyl-CoA thioesterase, giving the protein MEPGNAQLSMTVLMTPDMANFSGNVHGGTLLKYLDEVAYACASRYAGRYVVTLSVDQVIFREPIHVGELVTFLASVNYTGNTSMEVGIKVVTENIRERSVRHTNSCFFTMVAVDDQRKPAAVPPLQPQNSEEKRRYEQAQQRRQIRQELEKRYQEIKADGP; this is encoded by the coding sequence ATGGAACCCGGAAACGCCCAGCTGTCGATGACGGTGTTGATGACCCCCGATATGGCCAACTTCTCTGGCAATGTCCATGGCGGCACCCTGCTCAAATACCTCGACGAAGTCGCCTATGCCTGTGCCAGCCGTTATGCGGGACGCTACGTGGTGACCTTGTCGGTGGATCAGGTGATCTTTCGCGAGCCCATTCACGTCGGCGAATTGGTGACCTTCCTGGCGTCGGTGAACTACACCGGCAACACCTCGATGGAGGTGGGGATCAAGGTCGTGACCGAGAACATTCGCGAACGCTCGGTACGCCACACCAACAGTTGCTTCTTCACCATGGTCGCGGTGGATGACCAGCGTAAACCCGCTGCCGTCCCGCCCTTGCAACCGCAGAACAGCGAAGAAAAACGCCGCTACGAGCAAGCGCAGCAGCGTCGGCAGATCCGTCAGGAACTGGAGAAGCGTTACCAGGAGATCAAGGCGGACGGGCCTTAA
- a CDS encoding DUF1826 domain-containing protein, whose amino-acid sequence MLAPSLKQAPQVRQVQGDTPRTLAQILEDGTSLAVWQRQLPAHISDFAALVLSMDQAMAESLVLDMPEDDTQPELKGLAAGFSDLHGYEGFVADVAWLVSAFACLLGAKRIGLRLRTLDKAMCPRFHVDHVPVRLITTYAGAGSEWLEEGVMDRRRLAQPDAEPRDPQLIQQLGSGDVALLKGEKWLGNEGFGLIHRSPEPAPGERRLILTLDWLA is encoded by the coding sequence ATGCTGGCGCCCAGTCTGAAACAAGCACCCCAGGTTCGGCAGGTCCAGGGTGATACGCCGCGGACCCTGGCGCAGATTCTGGAGGACGGCACCAGCCTGGCGGTCTGGCAGCGTCAGCTTCCGGCGCACATCAGTGATTTTGCGGCATTGGTGCTTTCGATGGATCAAGCGATGGCCGAGTCGCTGGTGCTCGATATGCCGGAGGACGACACCCAACCTGAACTGAAGGGCCTTGCCGCCGGTTTCAGCGACCTGCACGGCTACGAAGGTTTCGTTGCCGATGTCGCCTGGCTGGTCAGCGCATTCGCCTGCCTGCTGGGCGCCAAGCGGATCGGCCTGCGCCTGCGAACGTTGGACAAGGCCATGTGCCCGCGCTTTCACGTCGACCATGTGCCGGTACGGCTGATCACCACGTATGCCGGCGCTGGCAGCGAATGGTTGGAGGAGGGCGTCATGGATCGTCGACGGCTGGCTCAACCTGACGCCGAGCCCCGCGATCCGCAGTTGATCCAGCAGCTTGGCAGCGGTGATGTGGCGTTGCTCAAGGGCGAGAAATGGCTGGGCAATGAAGGTTTCGGCCTGATTCATCGCTCGCCGGAGCCGGCCCCGGGGGAACGCCGGTTGATCCTCACGCTGGACTGGCTGGCCTGA
- a CDS encoding NADH:ubiquinone oxidoreductase — MRMIGWCLLALISDQALAQACVVHSQAERLDVQVCQQNRNIPSKLFADGFCQPNLAGQKVEVQYVDQCPGGAFGICSNAQVANMPYRQDIHYYGVATDAAYLRPFCEGKSQGTWLKP, encoded by the coding sequence ATGCGGATGATCGGTTGGTGCTTGTTGGCGCTGATTTCGGACCAGGCACTGGCCCAGGCTTGCGTGGTCCACAGTCAGGCGGAACGGCTCGATGTGCAAGTCTGCCAGCAGAACCGCAACATCCCGTCCAAACTGTTCGCCGACGGCTTCTGCCAACCGAACCTTGCCGGACAGAAAGTCGAGGTGCAATACGTCGATCAGTGCCCTGGCGGGGCTTTTGGTATCTGCAGTAACGCCCAGGTCGCCAATATGCCTTACCGCCAGGATATTCACTATTACGGCGTAGCCACCGATGCCGCTTATCTCAGGCCGTTTTGTGAAGGGAAAAGCCAGGGCACCTGGCTCAAGCCTTAG